A genomic window from Lotus japonicus ecotype B-129 chromosome 1, LjGifu_v1.2 includes:
- the LOC130728623 gene encoding uncharacterized protein LOC130728623 isoform X1 — MEKIVNDEVISVKVSKLSITSINEMEENQPKKLQISSVERPIRCLKKKLLVLDVNGLLVDIVSPPPKHKKADATIARKAIFKRPYYLEFLNFCFENFEVGVWSSRTQKNVDNVIDYLMGNMKQRLLFCWSYRCLHGISFYQAKGHSYCTETSFKTLENKHKTLVFKDLRKIWENSDPSAQWEKGYYNESNTLLLDDSPYKALLNPPRTSVFPHTYKFENQNDNSLAVEGDMRQYLEGLANADNMQKYVEEHPIGQESIRESSEFWSFYLQVIDSVSASSQPKW; from the exons ATGGAGAAAATAGTGAATGATGAAGTAATTAGTGTCAAAGTGAGCAAATTATCTATAACTTCCATAaatgaaatggaagaaaatCAGCCAAAAAAGCTGCAAATTTCTTCAGTTGAAAGACCCATTAGATGTTTGAAGAAAAAGCTTCTTGTTCTTGATGTGAATGGGCTTCTAGTAGACATAGTCTCTCCCCCTCCAAAGCATAAAAAAGCAGATGCAACCATAGCAAGGAAAGCAA TATTCAAGAGGCCTTATTATCTTGAGTTTCTTAACTTCTGTTTCGAGAATTTTGAAGTGGGTGTGTGGTCTTCCAGAACCCA GAAAAATGTCGACAATGTCATTGATTATTTGATGGGAAACATGAAACAGAGGTTGCTGTTTTGTTGG TCTTATAGATGCTTACATGGAATATCATTTTATCAAGCAAAG GGCCATTCTTATTGTACTGAAACAAGTTTCAAAACTCTTGAAAACAAGCACAAGACTTTGGTTTTCAAGGATTTGAGGAAAATTTGGGAGAATTCTGATCCTAGTGCTCAGTGGGAGAAGGGATATTATAATGAATCAAATACATTACTATTGGATGATTCTCCCTACAAAGCATTGCTTAATCCT CCACGCACCTCAGTCTTTCCGCATACATACAAATTTGAGAATCAGAACGACAATTCACTAG CGGTTGAAGGCGATATGCGGCAATATCTAGAAGGTTTGGCAAATGCTGACAATATGCAAAAGTATGTTGAGGAACACCCAATTGGTCAGGAAAGCATCAGGGAAAGCAGTGAATTTTGGAGCTTTTACCTTCAGGTTATTGATAGTGTTTCAGCCTCTTCTCAACCTAAATGGTGA
- the LOC130728622 gene encoding uncharacterized protein LOC130728622, translating into MLNGRSADGMGMAFGDDPDFDGGYESEDLESVATDSEMEDVPRRRYPKFVEERLGPDFKFILGMDFASLDQFKEALTDVCVTNGREYKFLKNDSIRCRVACRSDDCPWLILCSKVGNKKSYRIKTLVDNHTCARVFDNKSANIKWVKKKLLNTVRTVNKISTNEIVDDFRVNLGTGITRYRAWKGKQLATEEVEGAVELQYTLLWRFSNELRARSAGNTCKMSFESPRTTLFPRFSRYYMCLDGCKRGFLAGCRPFIGLDGCHLKTKHGGILLAAVGRDANEQYFPLAFAVVESETKDSWRWFMELLMDDIDPTRSSRWVFISDQQKGLMEVFKEDMLQGVEHRLCVRHLYANMKTKFGGGVLLRDLMMAAAKATYEVAWKEKMQLIKEHNEVAFHWLMEKPTSSWCRHAFSWFSRCDVVMNNLSEAFNSAIILARDKPILTMMEWIRTYVMGRFPAMMEKLNKHPGQIMPRSLKRISHEVDHSKNWVTRAVGVLMFEVRHLITLERHVINLRDRTCCCNFWQLNGFPCRHAVAAISFHGHDPKAYVHECYQRAAYRATYENFVTPLPGPNQWIVTPHDPVCIMPPLYKRRAGRPKKLRRRDPCDDLNPSKLKRGGAAWKYSRCKQYGHNKKTCKNPIQEDQPAGNDGAEDGPQNDVPEAEPQNDGPEDGQNDGPAENQKKTKKKGFKKCSRCKQYGHYKNKCKNNPEIIPIFQAPAPSLPGIVIREPSNNLTAPAPVPLTSGKGKEKVHDAPRSEVQNWSQGYTVTRNHGAASTSASILQVGTASGTSRTVDGAAAVTGNDFPMASGDQQVVEDTLPTQCSVDLDKTVGESS; encoded by the exons ATGCTTAATGGTAGGTCTGCTGATGGTATGGGGATGGCTTTTGGGGATGACCCTGACTTTGATGGAGGGTATGAGAGTGAAGATTTGGAAAGTGTGGCAACTGATTCTGAGATGGAAGATGTTCCTAGGAGAAGATACCCAAAGTTTGTGGAGGAGCGTTTGGGCCCAGATTTCAAATTCATTCTTGGAATGGACTTTGCATCCCTTGATCAGTTCAAGGAAGCTCTAACTGATGTTTGTGTAACGAATGGCAGAGAATACAAATTCCTGAAAAATGATAGCATTAGGTGCAGGGTGGCGTGTAGAAGTGATGATTGTCCATGGCTCATTCTGTGTAGCAAGGTTGGTAACAAGAAATCTTACAGAATCaaaactctagttgataaccaCACATGTGCTAGAGTGTTTGATAATAAGTCTGCAAATATAAAGTGGGTGAAGAAGAAGCTGTTGAATACAGTCAGGACAGTCAACAAAATCAGCACCAATGAAATTGTAGATGACTTCAGAGTTAACCTTGGGACTGGTATAACCAGATACAGAGCATGGAAAGGCAAACAGTTGGCAactgaagaggttgaaggtgcTGTTGAATTACAGTATACCCTCTTGTGGAGATTTAGTAATGAATTGAGAGCAAGGTCAGCAGGAAACACATGCAAGATGAGCTTTGAATCACCCAGAACCACATTGTTTCCTAGATTCAGCAGATATTATATGTGCTTGGATGGCTGTAAAAGAGGGTTTCTAGCTGGATGCAGGCCATTCATAGGCTTGGATGGATGCCATCTCAAGACTAAACATGGAGGGATACTGTTGGCAGCAGTTGGTAGAGATGCAAACGAGCAGTATTTCCCTCTAGCCTTTGCTGTTGTTGAATCTGAAACCAAAGATAGTTGGAGATGGTTTATGGAGCTTTTGATGGATGACATAGACCCCACAAGATCAAGCAGATGGGTATTTATCTCCGATCAACAAAAG GGATTGATGGAGGTCTTCAAAGAAGATATGCTGCAAGGTGTTGAACATAGACTATGTGTAAGGCATCTTTATGCAAACATGAAAACTAAATTTGGAGGTGGTGTGCTTCTAAGGGACCTAATGATGGCTGCTGCCAAGGCTACATATGAAGTAGCTTGGAAAGAAAAAATGCAACTAATAAAGGAGCATAACGAAGTTGCTTTCCACTGGTTGATGGAGAAGCCAACTTCAAGCTGGTGCAGACATGCTTTTAGTTGGTTCTCTAGATGTGATGTGGTTATGAACAACCTATCAGAAGCCTTCAATTCTGCAATTATATTGGCCAGAGACAAACCTATCCTAACCATGATGGAGTGGATTAGGACCTATGTCATGGGAAGGTTCCCAGCAATGATGGAGAAGCTGAACAAGCATCCTGGACAAATCATGCCTAGGTCATTGAAGAGGATATCACATGAGGTTGACCACAGTAAGAACTGGGTCACTAGGGCTGTTGGTGTTCTAATGTTTGAGGTTCGCCATCTAATCACTTTGGAGAGACATGTTATCAACTTGAGGGATAGGACTTGTTGCTGTAATTTCTGGCAGTTGAATGGCTTTCCATGCAGACATGCAGTGGCTGCAATTTCTTTTCATGGCCATGATCCAAAGGCCTATGTACATGAGTGCTACCAGAGGGCTGCTTATAGAGCAACATATGAGAATTTTGTCACACCATTACCTGGACCTAACCAGTGGATTGTTACTCCACATGATCCTGTATGCATTATGCCACCATTGTATAAGAGAAGAGCTGGTAGGCCCAAGAAATTGAGGAGAAGAGACCCATGTGATGATCTTAATCCAAGTAAATTAAAGAGAGGGGGTGCAGCTTGGAAGTACAGCAGGTGCAAGCAATACGGGCACAATAAGAAGACCTGTAAGAACCCTATTCAGGAAGACCAACCTGCTGGGAATGATGGAGCTGAGGATGGACCACAAAATGATGTACCTGAGGCTGAACCACAAAATGATGGACCTGAGGATGGACAGAATGATGGACCTGCTGAgaatcaaaagaaaacaaag AAAAAGGGTTTTAAGAAATGCAGTAGATGCAAGCAGTATGGGCACTATAAAAACAAATGTAAGAACAACCCTGAAATCATCCCCATATTTCAAGCTCCTGCTCCTTCTCTTCCTGGTATTGTTATCAGGGAGCCAAGCAATAATCTCACTGCACCTGCCCCAGTACCTCTTACTTCTGGAAAAGGG AAGGAAAAAGTCCATGATGCTCCAAGATCTGAGGTTCAAAATTGGAGTCAAGGATATACTGTGACAAGGAATCATGGAGCTGCAAGCACTTCTGCTTCTATCCTCCAAGTTGGGACTGCATCTGGGACTTCCAGGACAGTAGATGGGGCTGCAGCTGTTACAGGAAATGATTTTCCCATGGCTTCAGGAGATCAACAAGTTGTTGAAGACACTTTACCAACACAGTGCAGCGTTGACTTGGACAAAACTGTGGGAGAATCTTCTTGA
- the LOC130728623 gene encoding uncharacterized protein LOC130728623 isoform X2: MEKIVNDEVISVKVSKLSITSINEMEENQPKKLQISSVERPIRCLKKKLLVLDVNGLLVDIVSPPPKHKKADATIARKAIFKRPYYLEFLNFCFENFEVGVWSSRTQKNVDNVIDYLMGNMKQRLLFCWGHSYCTETSFKTLENKHKTLVFKDLRKIWENSDPSAQWEKGYYNESNTLLLDDSPYKALLNPPRTSVFPHTYKFENQNDNSLAVEGDMRQYLEGLANADNMQKYVEEHPIGQESIRESSEFWSFYLQVIDSVSASSQPKW, encoded by the exons ATGGAGAAAATAGTGAATGATGAAGTAATTAGTGTCAAAGTGAGCAAATTATCTATAACTTCCATAaatgaaatggaagaaaatCAGCCAAAAAAGCTGCAAATTTCTTCAGTTGAAAGACCCATTAGATGTTTGAAGAAAAAGCTTCTTGTTCTTGATGTGAATGGGCTTCTAGTAGACATAGTCTCTCCCCCTCCAAAGCATAAAAAAGCAGATGCAACCATAGCAAGGAAAGCAA TATTCAAGAGGCCTTATTATCTTGAGTTTCTTAACTTCTGTTTCGAGAATTTTGAAGTGGGTGTGTGGTCTTCCAGAACCCA GAAAAATGTCGACAATGTCATTGATTATTTGATGGGAAACATGAAACAGAGGTTGCTGTTTTGTTGG GGCCATTCTTATTGTACTGAAACAAGTTTCAAAACTCTTGAAAACAAGCACAAGACTTTGGTTTTCAAGGATTTGAGGAAAATTTGGGAGAATTCTGATCCTAGTGCTCAGTGGGAGAAGGGATATTATAATGAATCAAATACATTACTATTGGATGATTCTCCCTACAAAGCATTGCTTAATCCT CCACGCACCTCAGTCTTTCCGCATACATACAAATTTGAGAATCAGAACGACAATTCACTAG CGGTTGAAGGCGATATGCGGCAATATCTAGAAGGTTTGGCAAATGCTGACAATATGCAAAAGTATGTTGAGGAACACCCAATTGGTCAGGAAAGCATCAGGGAAAGCAGTGAATTTTGGAGCTTTTACCTTCAGGTTATTGATAGTGTTTCAGCCTCTTCTCAACCTAAATGGTGA
- the LOC130716228 gene encoding uncharacterized protein LOC130716228 has translation MNSSSASSSRTRSKTITAGGSARCQCGLPLIIYTAGTRHNSDRRFLRCRNWQLPHNCGFFFWIDDPYEGRDAVQGRDAVEGHAMSYNSEIGNSNSVNVNVVSDLNKKIKKLKMKLEVERFQKKLSCFFTLVAVTVSIWCFCMRKG, from the exons ATGAATTCTTCATCTGCTTCTTCATCTCGCACAAGGTCGAAGACAATCACTGCAGGTGGAAGTGCTAGATGTCAATGTGGTCTTCCTCTGATCATTTACACTGCTGGTACTCGACATAACTCGGATAGGAGATTTCTCAGATGCAGAAATTGGCAA CTTCCACATAATTGTGGTTTCTTTTTTTGGATTGATGATCCATATGAGGGAAGAGATGCAGTTCAGGGAAGAGATGCAGTTGAAGGTCATGCAATGAGTTATAATTCTGAGATTGGGAATTCAAACTCTGTTAATGTTAATGTTGTTTCTGATTTGAACAAAAAGATTAAGAAGCTCAAGATGAAGCTTGAAGTTGAAAGATTCCAGAAGAAGCTCTCATGTTTCTTTACTCTGGTTGCTGTGACAGTATCAATATGGTGTTTCTGTATGAGAAAGGGTTGA